A single Populus nigra chromosome 13, ddPopNigr1.1, whole genome shotgun sequence DNA region contains:
- the LOC133670424 gene encoding uncharacterized protein LOC133670424 isoform X2, with the protein MVKKKVPDWLNSSLWSSSSTTTTSFSYSDTNHFDHHSSTSASPPIDPPLPPAATRDEQQHPPRHHHNYHPRKPDIKEDKHSKSSIVNDNISNNNSNNSISNNKIDNRKADNTESSAEDISNQALLLTELSRKVINMGELRRIASQGIPDSAGIRSTVWKLLLGYLPPDRSLWSSELAKKRSQYKRFKEELLMNPSEITRRLEKTMGFDNDDAKSESRYVLSRSKITHGEHPLSLGKSSIWNKFFQDSEIIEQIDRDVKRTHPDMHFFSGDSSFAKSNQEALRNILIVFAKLNPGIRYVQGMNEILAPLFYVFKNDPDEEMEACAEADTFFCFVELLSGFRDHFCQQLDNSVVGIRSTITRLSHLLKEHDEELWRHLEVTTKVNPQFYSFRWITLLLTQEFDFADSIHIWDTLLSDPEGPQETLLRVCCAMLILVRRRLLAGDFTSILKLLQNYPPTNISHLLYVANKLRGQPPH; encoded by the exons ATGGTGAAGAAAAAGGTACCAGATTGGCTCAACAGCTCTCTCTggtcctcctcctccaccaccaccacctccttctCCTACTCCGACACCAATCACTTCGACCACCACTCATCCACCTCCGCCTCACCCCCAATCGATCCACCGCTACCTCCTGCCGCCACCAGAGACGAACAACAGCATCCGCCTCGTCATCATCATAATTATCATCCGCGAAAACCTGACATTAAAGAAGATAAGCACTCAAAAAGCAGCATCGTTAACGACAACatcagtaataataatagtaataattctattagtaataataaaatagataatcGAAAAGCTGATAATACTGAGAGCTCTGCGGAGGATATTTCAAATCAGGCTCTTCTTTTGACCGAG TTATCAAGGAAGGTGATAAATATGGGGGAATTAAGGAGGATAGCTTCTCAAGGGATACCTGATAGTGCTGGTATTCGTTCCACGGTTTGGAAG CTCTTGTTGGGGTATTTACCACCTGATCGTTCGCTTTGGTCGTCTGAATTGGCTAAGAAGAGATCTCAGTACAAGCGATTTAAAGAGGAGCTTTTGATGAATCCT TCAGAAATAACAAGGAGGTTGGAGAAAACGATGGGTTTTGACAATGATGATGCAAAATCTGAAAGCCGTTATGTGctctcaagatcaaagataactCATGGGGAGCATCCTTTGAGCCTTGGGAAGAGCAGCATTTGGAATAAATTCTTTCAG GACTCAGAGATTATAGAGCAGATTGATCGAGATGTGAAACGCACTCACCCGGACATGCACTTCTTTTCTGGAGACTCATCATTTGCAAAATCCAATCAG GAGGCTTTGAGAAACATACTGATTGTATTTGCAAAGTTAAATCCGGGAATACGATATGTTCAAGGGATGAACGAAATTTTGGCACCTCTATTTTACGTATTCAAAAATGACCCTGATGAGGAAATGGAG GCCTGTGCAGAAGCAGACACATTTTTCTGCTTTGTCGAGTTATTGAGTGGATTCCGGGATCATTTCTGTCAGCAACTTGACAACAGTGTTGTGGGAATTCGTTCAACTATTACAAGATTGTCGCATCTTTTGAAGGAGCATGATGAAGAACTTTGGCGTCATCTTGAGGTCACGACCAAA GTCAACCCCCAGTTTTATTCATTTCGGTGGATTACTCTCCTCTTGACTCAGGAGTTCGATTTCGCAGATAGTATTCACATTTGGGACACGCTTCTAAGTGACCCTGAGGGTCCTCAG GAAACTTTGCTTAGGGTATGTTGTGCAATGCTGATTCTTGTTCGGAGGCGTCTACTAGCTGGGGATTTCACTTCTATTCTCAAGCTGCTTCAGAACTACCCCCCAACAAACATTAGTCATTTGCTCTATGTCGCAAACAAGTTGCGTGGTCAACCGCCAcactaa
- the LOC133670424 gene encoding uncharacterized protein LOC133670424 isoform X3 — MVKKKVPDWLNSSLWSSSSTTTTSFSYSDTNHFDHHSSTSASPPIDPPLPPAATRDEQQHPPRHHHNYHPRKPDIKEDKHSKSSIVNDNISNNNSNNSISNNKIDNRKADNTESSAEDISNQALLLTELSRKVINMGELRRIASQGIPDSAGIRSTVWKLLLGYLPPDRSLWSSELAKKRSQYKRFKEELLMNPSEITRRLEKTMGFDNDDAKSESRYVLSRSKITHGEHPLSLGKSSIWNKFFQDSEIIEQIDRDVKRTHPDMHFFSGDSSFAKSNQLCQPIHAYNVQEALRNILIVFAKLNPGIRYVQGMNEILAPLFYVFKNDPDEEMEACAEADTFFCFVELLSGFRDHFCQQLDNSVVGIRSTITRLSHLLKEHDEELWRHLEVTTKEFDFADSIHIWDTLLSDPEGPQETLLRVCCAMLILVRRRLLAGDFTSILKLLQNYPPTNISHLLYVANKLRGQPPH, encoded by the exons ATGGTGAAGAAAAAGGTACCAGATTGGCTCAACAGCTCTCTCTggtcctcctcctccaccaccaccacctccttctCCTACTCCGACACCAATCACTTCGACCACCACTCATCCACCTCCGCCTCACCCCCAATCGATCCACCGCTACCTCCTGCCGCCACCAGAGACGAACAACAGCATCCGCCTCGTCATCATCATAATTATCATCCGCGAAAACCTGACATTAAAGAAGATAAGCACTCAAAAAGCAGCATCGTTAACGACAACatcagtaataataatagtaataattctattagtaataataaaatagataatcGAAAAGCTGATAATACTGAGAGCTCTGCGGAGGATATTTCAAATCAGGCTCTTCTTTTGACCGAG TTATCAAGGAAGGTGATAAATATGGGGGAATTAAGGAGGATAGCTTCTCAAGGGATACCTGATAGTGCTGGTATTCGTTCCACGGTTTGGAAG CTCTTGTTGGGGTATTTACCACCTGATCGTTCGCTTTGGTCGTCTGAATTGGCTAAGAAGAGATCTCAGTACAAGCGATTTAAAGAGGAGCTTTTGATGAATCCT TCAGAAATAACAAGGAGGTTGGAGAAAACGATGGGTTTTGACAATGATGATGCAAAATCTGAAAGCCGTTATGTGctctcaagatcaaagataactCATGGGGAGCATCCTTTGAGCCTTGGGAAGAGCAGCATTTGGAATAAATTCTTTCAG GACTCAGAGATTATAGAGCAGATTGATCGAGATGTGAAACGCACTCACCCGGACATGCACTTCTTTTCTGGAGACTCATCATTTGCAAAATCCAATCAG TTGTGCCAACCTATTCATGCCTATAATGTTCAGGAGGCTTTGAGAAACATACTGATTGTATTTGCAAAGTTAAATCCGGGAATACGATATGTTCAAGGGATGAACGAAATTTTGGCACCTCTATTTTACGTATTCAAAAATGACCCTGATGAGGAAATGGAG GCCTGTGCAGAAGCAGACACATTTTTCTGCTTTGTCGAGTTATTGAGTGGATTCCGGGATCATTTCTGTCAGCAACTTGACAACAGTGTTGTGGGAATTCGTTCAACTATTACAAGATTGTCGCATCTTTTGAAGGAGCATGATGAAGAACTTTGGCGTCATCTTGAGGTCACGACCAAA GAGTTCGATTTCGCAGATAGTATTCACATTTGGGACACGCTTCTAAGTGACCCTGAGGGTCCTCAG GAAACTTTGCTTAGGGTATGTTGTGCAATGCTGATTCTTGTTCGGAGGCGTCTACTAGCTGGGGATTTCACTTCTATTCTCAAGCTGCTTCAGAACTACCCCCCAACAAACATTAGTCATTTGCTCTATGTCGCAAACAAGTTGCGTGGTCAACCGCCAcactaa
- the LOC133670424 gene encoding TBC domain-containing protein C1952.17c-like isoform X5, with translation MVKKKVPDWLNSSLWSSSSTTTTSFSYSDTNHFDHHSSTSASPPIDPPLPPAATRDEQQHPPRHHHNYHPRKPDIKEDKHSKSSIVNDNISNNNSNNSISNNKIDNRKADNTESSAEDISNQALLLTELSRKVINMGELRRIASQGIPDSAGIRSTVWKLLLGYLPPDRSLWSSELAKKRSQYKRFKEELLMNPSEITRRLEKTMGFDNDDAKSESRYVLSRSKITHGEHPLSLGKSSIWNKFFQDSEIIEQIDRDVKRTHPDMHFFSGDSSFAKSNQLCQPIHAYNVQEALRNILIVFAKLNPGIRYVQGMNEILAPLFYVFKNDPDEEMEACAEADTFFCFVELLSGFRDHFCQQLDNSVVGIRSTITRLSHLLKEHDEELWRHLEVTTKEFDFADSIHIWDTLLSDPEGPQETLLRVCCALQLINTFTFAGNFA, from the exons ATGGTGAAGAAAAAGGTACCAGATTGGCTCAACAGCTCTCTCTggtcctcctcctccaccaccaccacctccttctCCTACTCCGACACCAATCACTTCGACCACCACTCATCCACCTCCGCCTCACCCCCAATCGATCCACCGCTACCTCCTGCCGCCACCAGAGACGAACAACAGCATCCGCCTCGTCATCATCATAATTATCATCCGCGAAAACCTGACATTAAAGAAGATAAGCACTCAAAAAGCAGCATCGTTAACGACAACatcagtaataataatagtaataattctattagtaataataaaatagataatcGAAAAGCTGATAATACTGAGAGCTCTGCGGAGGATATTTCAAATCAGGCTCTTCTTTTGACCGAG TTATCAAGGAAGGTGATAAATATGGGGGAATTAAGGAGGATAGCTTCTCAAGGGATACCTGATAGTGCTGGTATTCGTTCCACGGTTTGGAAG CTCTTGTTGGGGTATTTACCACCTGATCGTTCGCTTTGGTCGTCTGAATTGGCTAAGAAGAGATCTCAGTACAAGCGATTTAAAGAGGAGCTTTTGATGAATCCT TCAGAAATAACAAGGAGGTTGGAGAAAACGATGGGTTTTGACAATGATGATGCAAAATCTGAAAGCCGTTATGTGctctcaagatcaaagataactCATGGGGAGCATCCTTTGAGCCTTGGGAAGAGCAGCATTTGGAATAAATTCTTTCAG GACTCAGAGATTATAGAGCAGATTGATCGAGATGTGAAACGCACTCACCCGGACATGCACTTCTTTTCTGGAGACTCATCATTTGCAAAATCCAATCAG TTGTGCCAACCTATTCATGCCTATAATGTTCAGGAGGCTTTGAGAAACATACTGATTGTATTTGCAAAGTTAAATCCGGGAATACGATATGTTCAAGGGATGAACGAAATTTTGGCACCTCTATTTTACGTATTCAAAAATGACCCTGATGAGGAAATGGAG GCCTGTGCAGAAGCAGACACATTTTTCTGCTTTGTCGAGTTATTGAGTGGATTCCGGGATCATTTCTGTCAGCAACTTGACAACAGTGTTGTGGGAATTCGTTCAACTATTACAAGATTGTCGCATCTTTTGAAGGAGCATGATGAAGAACTTTGGCGTCATCTTGAGGTCACGACCAAA GAGTTCGATTTCGCAGATAGTATTCACATTTGGGACACGCTTCTAAGTGACCCTGAGGGTCCTCAG GAAACTTTGCTTAGGGTATGTTGTGCACTGCAGCTAATTAACACTTTTACATTTGCAGGAAACTTTGCTTAG
- the LOC133670424 gene encoding uncharacterized protein LOC133670424 isoform X1, with amino-acid sequence MVKKKVPDWLNSSLWSSSSTTTTSFSYSDTNHFDHHSSTSASPPIDPPLPPAATRDEQQHPPRHHHNYHPRKPDIKEDKHSKSSIVNDNISNNNSNNSISNNKIDNRKADNTESSAEDISNQALLLTELSRKVINMGELRRIASQGIPDSAGIRSTVWKLLLGYLPPDRSLWSSELAKKRSQYKRFKEELLMNPSEITRRLEKTMGFDNDDAKSESRYVLSRSKITHGEHPLSLGKSSIWNKFFQDSEIIEQIDRDVKRTHPDMHFFSGDSSFAKSNQLCQPIHAYNVQEALRNILIVFAKLNPGIRYVQGMNEILAPLFYVFKNDPDEEMEACAEADTFFCFVELLSGFRDHFCQQLDNSVVGIRSTITRLSHLLKEHDEELWRHLEVTTKVNPQFYSFRWITLLLTQEFDFADSIHIWDTLLSDPEGPQETLLRVCCAMLILVRRRLLAGDFTSILKLLQNYPPTNISHLLYVANKLRGQPPH; translated from the exons ATGGTGAAGAAAAAGGTACCAGATTGGCTCAACAGCTCTCTCTggtcctcctcctccaccaccaccacctccttctCCTACTCCGACACCAATCACTTCGACCACCACTCATCCACCTCCGCCTCACCCCCAATCGATCCACCGCTACCTCCTGCCGCCACCAGAGACGAACAACAGCATCCGCCTCGTCATCATCATAATTATCATCCGCGAAAACCTGACATTAAAGAAGATAAGCACTCAAAAAGCAGCATCGTTAACGACAACatcagtaataataatagtaataattctattagtaataataaaatagataatcGAAAAGCTGATAATACTGAGAGCTCTGCGGAGGATATTTCAAATCAGGCTCTTCTTTTGACCGAG TTATCAAGGAAGGTGATAAATATGGGGGAATTAAGGAGGATAGCTTCTCAAGGGATACCTGATAGTGCTGGTATTCGTTCCACGGTTTGGAAG CTCTTGTTGGGGTATTTACCACCTGATCGTTCGCTTTGGTCGTCTGAATTGGCTAAGAAGAGATCTCAGTACAAGCGATTTAAAGAGGAGCTTTTGATGAATCCT TCAGAAATAACAAGGAGGTTGGAGAAAACGATGGGTTTTGACAATGATGATGCAAAATCTGAAAGCCGTTATGTGctctcaagatcaaagataactCATGGGGAGCATCCTTTGAGCCTTGGGAAGAGCAGCATTTGGAATAAATTCTTTCAG GACTCAGAGATTATAGAGCAGATTGATCGAGATGTGAAACGCACTCACCCGGACATGCACTTCTTTTCTGGAGACTCATCATTTGCAAAATCCAATCAG TTGTGCCAACCTATTCATGCCTATAATGTTCAGGAGGCTTTGAGAAACATACTGATTGTATTTGCAAAGTTAAATCCGGGAATACGATATGTTCAAGGGATGAACGAAATTTTGGCACCTCTATTTTACGTATTCAAAAATGACCCTGATGAGGAAATGGAG GCCTGTGCAGAAGCAGACACATTTTTCTGCTTTGTCGAGTTATTGAGTGGATTCCGGGATCATTTCTGTCAGCAACTTGACAACAGTGTTGTGGGAATTCGTTCAACTATTACAAGATTGTCGCATCTTTTGAAGGAGCATGATGAAGAACTTTGGCGTCATCTTGAGGTCACGACCAAA GTCAACCCCCAGTTTTATTCATTTCGGTGGATTACTCTCCTCTTGACTCAGGAGTTCGATTTCGCAGATAGTATTCACATTTGGGACACGCTTCTAAGTGACCCTGAGGGTCCTCAG GAAACTTTGCTTAGGGTATGTTGTGCAATGCTGATTCTTGTTCGGAGGCGTCTACTAGCTGGGGATTTCACTTCTATTCTCAAGCTGCTTCAGAACTACCCCCCAACAAACATTAGTCATTTGCTCTATGTCGCAAACAAGTTGCGTGGTCAACCGCCAcactaa
- the LOC133670424 gene encoding uncharacterized protein LOC133670424 isoform X4, which translates to MVKKKVPDWLNSSLWSSSSTTTTSFSYSDTNHFDHHSSTSASPPIDPPLPPAATRDEQQHPPRHHHNYHPRKPDIKEDKHSKSSIVNDNISNNNSNNSISNNKIDNRKADNTESSAEDISNQALLLTELSRKVINMGELRRIASQGIPDSAGIRSTVWKLLLGYLPPDRSLWSSELAKKRSQYKRFKEELLMNPSEITRRLEKTMGFDNDDAKSESRYVLSRSKITHGEHPLSLGKSSIWNKFFQDSEIIEQIDRDVKRTHPDMHFFSGDSSFAKSNQLCQPIHAYNVQEALRNILIVFAKLNPGIRYVQGMNEILAPLFYVFKNDPDEEMEACAEADTFFCFVELLSGFRDHFCQQLDNSVVGIRSTITRLSHLLKEHDEELWRHLEVTTKVNPQFYSFRWITLLLTQEFDFADSIHIWDTLLSDPEGPQETLLRVCCALQLINTFTFAGNFA; encoded by the exons ATGGTGAAGAAAAAGGTACCAGATTGGCTCAACAGCTCTCTCTggtcctcctcctccaccaccaccacctccttctCCTACTCCGACACCAATCACTTCGACCACCACTCATCCACCTCCGCCTCACCCCCAATCGATCCACCGCTACCTCCTGCCGCCACCAGAGACGAACAACAGCATCCGCCTCGTCATCATCATAATTATCATCCGCGAAAACCTGACATTAAAGAAGATAAGCACTCAAAAAGCAGCATCGTTAACGACAACatcagtaataataatagtaataattctattagtaataataaaatagataatcGAAAAGCTGATAATACTGAGAGCTCTGCGGAGGATATTTCAAATCAGGCTCTTCTTTTGACCGAG TTATCAAGGAAGGTGATAAATATGGGGGAATTAAGGAGGATAGCTTCTCAAGGGATACCTGATAGTGCTGGTATTCGTTCCACGGTTTGGAAG CTCTTGTTGGGGTATTTACCACCTGATCGTTCGCTTTGGTCGTCTGAATTGGCTAAGAAGAGATCTCAGTACAAGCGATTTAAAGAGGAGCTTTTGATGAATCCT TCAGAAATAACAAGGAGGTTGGAGAAAACGATGGGTTTTGACAATGATGATGCAAAATCTGAAAGCCGTTATGTGctctcaagatcaaagataactCATGGGGAGCATCCTTTGAGCCTTGGGAAGAGCAGCATTTGGAATAAATTCTTTCAG GACTCAGAGATTATAGAGCAGATTGATCGAGATGTGAAACGCACTCACCCGGACATGCACTTCTTTTCTGGAGACTCATCATTTGCAAAATCCAATCAG TTGTGCCAACCTATTCATGCCTATAATGTTCAGGAGGCTTTGAGAAACATACTGATTGTATTTGCAAAGTTAAATCCGGGAATACGATATGTTCAAGGGATGAACGAAATTTTGGCACCTCTATTTTACGTATTCAAAAATGACCCTGATGAGGAAATGGAG GCCTGTGCAGAAGCAGACACATTTTTCTGCTTTGTCGAGTTATTGAGTGGATTCCGGGATCATTTCTGTCAGCAACTTGACAACAGTGTTGTGGGAATTCGTTCAACTATTACAAGATTGTCGCATCTTTTGAAGGAGCATGATGAAGAACTTTGGCGTCATCTTGAGGTCACGACCAAA GTCAACCCCCAGTTTTATTCATTTCGGTGGATTACTCTCCTCTTGACTCAGGAGTTCGATTTCGCAGATAGTATTCACATTTGGGACACGCTTCTAAGTGACCCTGAGGGTCCTCAG GAAACTTTGCTTAGGGTATGTTGTGCACTGCAGCTAATTAACACTTTTACATTTGCAGGAAACTTTGCTTAG